In a genomic window of Nyctibius grandis isolate bNycGra1 chromosome 4, bNycGra1.pri, whole genome shotgun sequence:
- the TM9SF3 gene encoding transmembrane 9 superfamily member 3 isoform X2, giving the protein MNTVGPYHNRQETYKYFSLPFCVGSKKSISHYHETLGEALQGVELEFSGLDIKFKDDVMQTTYCEIDLDKGRRDAFVYAIKNHYWYQMYIDDLPIWGIVGEADENGEDYYLWTYKKLEIGYNGNRIVDVNLTSEGKVKLVPNTKIQMSYSVKWKKSDVKFEDRFDKYLDPSFFQHRIHWFSIFNSFMMVIFLVGLVSMILMRTLRKDYARYSKEEEMDDMDRDLGDEYGWKQVHGDVFRPSSHPLIFSSLIGSGCQIFAVSLIVIVVAMIEDLYTERGSMLSTAIFVYAATSPVNGYFGGSLYARQGGRRWIKQMFIGAFLIPAMVCGTAFFINFIAIYYHASRAIPFGTMVAVCCICFFVILPLNLVGTILGRNLSGQPNFPCRVNAVPRPIPEKKWFMEPAVIVCLGGILPFGSIFIEMYFIFTSFWAYKIYYVYGFMMLVLVILCIVTVCVTIVCTYFLLNAEDYRWQWTSFLSAASTAIYVYMYSFYYYFFKTKMYGLFQTSFYFGYMAVFSTALGIMCGAIGYMGTSAFVRKIYTNVKID; this is encoded by the exons ATGAATACAGTAGGACCCTACCACAATCGCCAAGAAACATACAAatacttctctcttcctttctgtgtgggatcaaaaaaaagcatcagccATTACCATGAAACCCTAGGAGAAGCACTTCAAGGAGTTGAGTTGGAATTTAGTGGTCTTGACATCAAATTTAAAG ACGATGTAATGCAGACTACTTACTGTGAAATTGACTTGGACAAAGGCAGAAGAGATGCGTTTGTGTATGCTATCAAAAATCACTATTGGTACCAGATGTATATTGATGACTTGCCAATATGGG GTATTGTTGGAGAAGCAGATGAAAATGGAGAAGATTATTACCTTTGGACTTACAAAAAACTTGAAATCGGTTACAATGGAAATAGAATTGTAGATGTCAATCTGACCAGTGAAGGGAAGGTGAAATTGGTACCAAACACAAAAATCCAGATGTCATATTCA GTGAAATGGAAGAAATCAGATGTAAAGTTTGAAGACCGATTTGACAAGTATCTTGACCCATCTTTCTTTCAGCACAGA atTCACTGGTTTTCAATTTTCAATTCTTTTATGATGGTGATCTTTCTGGTTGGCCTAGTGTCTATGATATTAATGAGAACTTTGCGAAAAGATTATGCAAGATAcagcaaggaggaagaaatggatGATATG GACAGAGATCTAGGTGATGAATACGGGTGGAAGCAGGTCCATGGAGATGTTTTTAGACCATCCAGTCATCCTCTAATATTTTCATCGCTTATTGGTTCTGGTTGTCAGATTTTTGCTGTGTCTCTTATAGTCATTGTTGTTGCAATGATAGAAGATTTATACACAGA GAGAGGATCAATGCTTAGTACAGCTATATTTGTTTATGCTGCAACATCGCCAGTGAATGGATATTTTGGAGGAAGCCTTTATGCTAGACAAGGAG GAAGGCGATGGATAAAGCAGATGTTCATCGGAGCCTTCCTTATTCCAGCAATGGTGTGTGGAACTGCCTTCTTCATTAACTTCATTGCCATCTATTATCACGCTTCAAGAGCTATACCTTTTGGAACCATG GTGGCAGTGtgctgtatttgtttctttgtcatTCTTCCATTGAACCTCGTTGGTACAATTCTTGGCCGAAATCTGTCAGGACAGCCTAATTTTCCATGTCGTGTCAATGCGGTGCCTCGTCCCATACCAGAGAAAAAATG GTTCATGGAACCAGCTGTTATTGTTTGCTTAGGTGGAATCCTCCCTTTTGGATcaatttttattgaaat gtatttcatttttacttcattCTGGGCTTACAAGATCTACTATGTTTATGGTTTTATGATGCTGGTTCTGGTTATCCTCTGCATTGTGACAGTTTGTGTGACTATCGTTTGTACGTATTTCCTGCTAAATGCAGAGGATTACAGGTG GCAATGGACAAGCTTTCTTTCTGCGGCATCAACTGCGATTTATGTTTACATGTACTCCTTTTACTACTACTTTTTCAAGACAAA gatgTATGGCTTGTTTCAAACATCATTTTACTTTGGTTATATGGCAGTATTTAGCACAGCTTTAGGAATAATGTGCG